One genomic region from Streptomyces venezuelae encodes:
- a CDS encoding CPBP family intramembrane glutamic endopeptidase yields MRDASLPPGGLPRKLLRSETLIVLALSLGASALSSLISFIGSLTRPGSLKEQAATLNGSYAPGRPWLDLSWQLFGIASALVPVALVAHLLLREGAGLRAIGFDRTRPWPDLGRGALVAAGIGSAGLAFYLAARASGFNLTVVPESLPEVWWKYPVLILSAVQNSVLEEVIVVGYLLRRLGQLGWTPMAALVASSVLRGSYHLYQGIGGFIGNVVMGVVFVLLYRRWGRVGPLVVAHALLDIVAFVGYGLLAGKVDWLPTG; encoded by the coding sequence GTGAGGGACGCTTCCCTGCCCCCCGGAGGTCTGCCTCGGAAGCTGCTGCGCTCCGAGACCCTCATCGTCCTCGCGCTCTCGCTCGGCGCGAGCGCGCTGTCGTCCCTCATCAGCTTCATCGGCTCGCTGACCCGGCCCGGGTCGCTGAAGGAGCAGGCGGCGACGCTCAACGGCTCGTACGCTCCGGGGCGGCCGTGGCTCGACCTGTCCTGGCAGCTCTTCGGCATCGCCTCGGCGCTCGTGCCGGTCGCCCTCGTCGCCCACCTGCTGCTGCGCGAGGGGGCCGGGCTCCGGGCCATCGGCTTCGACCGGACCCGGCCCTGGCCCGACCTGGGGCGCGGGGCACTGGTCGCGGCCGGCATCGGGAGCGCGGGGCTCGCCTTCTACCTGGCGGCGCGGGCGTCCGGCTTCAACCTGACGGTGGTTCCGGAGTCGCTGCCGGAGGTGTGGTGGAAGTACCCGGTGCTCATCCTCTCGGCGGTGCAGAACTCCGTCCTGGAGGAGGTCATCGTCGTCGGCTACCTGCTGCGCAGACTCGGGCAGTTGGGGTGGACGCCGATGGCGGCGCTCGTCGCCAGTTCGGTGCTGCGCGGCTCGTACCACCTCTACCAGGGGATCGGCGGCTTCATCGGCAACGTCGTGATGGGTGTCGTCTTCGTCCTGCTGTACCGCCGCTGGGGGCGGGTCGGGCCGCTGGTCGTGGCGCATGCGCTGCTCGACATCGTGGCCTTCGTCGGATACGGGCTGCTCGCGGGGAAGGTGGACTGGCTGCCCACCGGGTGA
- a CDS encoding PhzF family phenazine biosynthesis protein — MRIRIVDAFTDQPFSGNPAGVLLLDSFPEDAWLQKVAAEVNLSETAFAHPLPAGGEADWALRWFTPTTEVDMCGHATLATAHVLHTTGTASDTVRFATRSGVLGATAAADGTITMDFPTSTLAPLPVPDGLEKALGAEVVAVHDTAAHVGDLVVELRDEATVRSLTPDFAALKGLSSRGVIATAAAEDPGRGYDFVSRGFFPAVGIDEDPVTGSAHTALAPYWSARFGRDELTGFQGGARTGLVRTRLRGERTLLTGHAVTVIEGDLHA; from the coding sequence ATGCGGATCCGAATCGTCGACGCCTTCACCGACCAGCCCTTCTCCGGAAACCCGGCCGGAGTCCTGCTCCTCGACTCCTTCCCCGAGGACGCCTGGCTCCAGAAGGTCGCGGCCGAGGTCAACCTCTCCGAGACGGCCTTCGCCCACCCCCTGCCGGCCGGCGGCGAGGCGGACTGGGCGCTGCGCTGGTTCACGCCGACCACCGAGGTCGACATGTGCGGCCACGCGACCCTGGCGACGGCTCACGTCCTCCACACCACGGGCACGGCGAGCGACACCGTCCGCTTCGCCACCCGGTCCGGCGTCCTGGGCGCCACCGCCGCGGCGGACGGCACGATCACCATGGACTTCCCGACCTCCACCCTCGCTCCCCTCCCCGTCCCCGACGGCCTGGAGAAGGCGCTCGGCGCCGAGGTCGTCGCCGTCCACGACACGGCCGCCCATGTCGGCGACCTCGTCGTCGAACTCCGTGACGAGGCCACGGTGCGCTCCCTCACGCCGGACTTCGCCGCCCTCAAGGGCCTGTCCTCGCGCGGAGTCATCGCCACCGCCGCCGCGGAGGACCCCGGCCGCGGCTACGACTTCGTGTCCCGCGGCTTCTTCCCCGCCGTCGGCATCGACGAGGACCCGGTGACCGGCAGCGCCCACACCGCGCTCGCCCCGTACTGGTCGGCCCGCTTCGGCCGCGACGAGCTCACCGGCTTCCAGGGCGGTGCCCGCACGGGCCTCGTCCGCACTCGTCTGCGCGGTGAGCGCACCCTGCTGACCGGCCACGCCGTGACGGTCATCGAGGGCGACCTCCACGCCTGA
- a CDS encoding GNAT family N-acetyltransferase, which yields MTTVVPSDSAPLYMQLTSPDAVSDALAAALAECWTEVSDAGGAAGFPFPPVDPAEVAAAVDRLVTGLAPATGRLVVATLDGALAGWLHLRRDPHPLVAHWGTLHHVQTRLGVRGRGIGAGLVRQSRVIARDEMALEQLRLAARGGVGLEEFYGRLGWREAGRWPGALRLAPGDDRDEVLMVLSPL from the coding sequence ATGACGACGGTCGTGCCGAGCGACAGCGCTCCCCTCTACATGCAGCTGACCTCCCCCGACGCGGTGAGCGACGCGCTCGCCGCAGCCCTCGCCGAGTGCTGGACCGAGGTGAGCGACGCGGGCGGCGCCGCCGGCTTCCCCTTCCCTCCGGTCGACCCCGCCGAGGTCGCCGCCGCGGTCGACCGCCTCGTCACCGGCCTCGCGCCCGCGACCGGTCGCCTCGTCGTCGCGACCCTGGACGGAGCCCTCGCGGGCTGGCTGCACCTCCGCCGCGACCCCCATCCCCTGGTCGCGCACTGGGGCACGCTGCACCACGTCCAGACCCGCCTCGGGGTACGGGGACGGGGCATCGGAGCGGGTCTGGTGCGGCAGAGCCGGGTGATCGCCCGTGACGAGATGGCCCTGGAGCAGCTGCGGCTCGCGGCACGCGGCGGCGTCGGCCTGGAGGAGTTCTACGGCCGCCTCGGCTGGCGGGAGGCCGGCCGCTGGCCCGGTGCCCTCCGGCTGGCCCCCGGCGACGACCGCGACGAGGTCCTCATGGTCCTGTCACCCCTGTGA
- a CDS encoding PadR family transcriptional regulator, producing the protein MRSHGHEYGNGHGAGRGACGPGPRGDFEGRRSAFGPFGPGFGGGGPFGGGRGRGGGRGRARRGDVRASILALLKDRPMHGYEMIREIGERSDGAWKPSPGSVYPTLQMLEDEGLITSASEGGKKLFTLTDAGRAEAEEGPEAPWEDAGRGVDWDAVNEIRQAGFGLMEAFGQVWKTGSAEQRQKAVGVINEARKKLYLILADED; encoded by the coding sequence ATGCGTTCACATGGACACGAGTACGGAAACGGACACGGAGCCGGTCGTGGGGCCTGCGGCCCCGGACCTCGTGGGGACTTCGAGGGGCGGCGGTCCGCGTTCGGGCCGTTCGGGCCCGGCTTCGGTGGCGGTGGCCCCTTCGGGGGTGGGCGGGGCCGCGGTGGCGGTCGGGGGAGGGCGCGGCGCGGTGACGTGCGCGCGTCGATCCTGGCGCTGCTGAAGGACCGCCCGATGCACGGGTACGAGATGATCCGCGAGATCGGCGAGCGCAGCGACGGGGCCTGGAAGCCCAGTCCCGGCTCGGTCTACCCCACCCTCCAGATGCTGGAGGACGAGGGGCTGATCACCAGCGCGAGCGAGGGCGGCAAGAAGCTGTTCACGCTCACCGACGCCGGGCGCGCCGAGGCCGAGGAGGGCCCGGAGGCTCCCTGGGAGGACGCCGGGCGCGGTGTCGACTGGGACGCCGTGAACGAGATCCGGCAGGCCGGCTTCGGTCTGATGGAGGCCTTCGGGCAGGTCTGGAAGACCGGCAGCGCCGAGCAGCGGCAGAAGGCCGTCGGCGTGATCAACGAAGCCCGCAAGAAGCTGTACCTGATCCTCGCCGACGAGGACTGA
- a CDS encoding SRPBCC family protein translates to MAEVSAEARIEAPAGKVWARLTDFPSYGEWNATHTSFPSGGPETLETGATFTENMKLMGFPAEVLWTVEELETDRALAIRGKGPMGVTVSTRYSLAADGEATTVRIDGEFTGAAVSLMAGKLKDSATAALTESLRKLAGLVA, encoded by the coding sequence ATGGCCGAAGTCAGCGCGGAGGCACGGATCGAGGCACCGGCAGGGAAGGTCTGGGCGCGCCTGACGGACTTCCCCTCGTACGGCGAGTGGAACGCCACGCACACCAGCTTCCCGAGCGGCGGCCCGGAGACCCTGGAGACGGGCGCCACCTTCACCGAGAACATGAAGCTGATGGGTTTCCCCGCCGAGGTGCTCTGGACGGTCGAGGAGCTGGAGACGGACCGGGCGCTCGCCATCCGGGGCAAGGGCCCGATGGGAGTGACCGTCTCGACGCGCTACTCGCTCGCGGCCGACGGGGAGGCGACGACGGTCCGGATCGACGGCGAGTTCACGGGCGCGGCGGTCTCCCTGATGGCGGGGAAGCTCAAGGACTCGGCGACGGCGGCGCTGACGGAGTCGCTCCGCAAACTCGCGGGCCTGGTCGCCTGA
- a CDS encoding Clp protease N-terminal domain-containing protein, with protein MHRPVPLPQPPRQPVAPRAELTSFLSFLTPSLATVVTGARRRALRDGDRQIDTAHLLHALVESDPDVGAVFESGHQLARVLGYLAQRSIGYGLRWQRSVEESGARRLLPAAREAESRREPRDESRRESRGDDGRSFGWSPAAAAALEGAFRRAARRGDERARGLDLLVGVAADPENRAVEVLRRAGVDPGDLIARIDAGMARGGDPGAGGGIEACGGGAIDAPVEPRTGGRESAFGEEPSQQV; from the coding sequence GTGCACCGTCCCGTTCCTCTTCCGCAGCCGCCCCGGCAGCCCGTCGCCCCGCGCGCCGAGCTCACCTCCTTCCTGTCCTTCCTGACGCCCTCGCTCGCGACGGTCGTGACGGGCGCGCGCCGCAGAGCCCTCCGGGACGGGGACCGCCAGATCGACACCGCGCACCTCCTGCACGCGCTGGTCGAGTCGGACCCGGACGTCGGCGCCGTCTTCGAGAGCGGTCATCAGCTCGCCCGCGTCCTCGGCTACCTCGCGCAGCGGTCCATCGGCTACGGTCTGCGCTGGCAGCGCTCGGTCGAGGAATCGGGCGCCCGGCGCCTCCTGCCCGCCGCGCGCGAGGCGGAGTCCCGGCGTGAGCCCCGGGATGAGTCCCGTCGCGAGTCCCGGGGCGACGACGGCCGCAGCTTCGGCTGGTCGCCGGCTGCCGCCGCAGCCCTGGAGGGTGCCTTCCGGCGGGCCGCCCGGCGCGGGGACGAACGCGCTCGCGGGCTCGACCTCCTCGTCGGTGTCGCCGCCGACCCCGAGAACCGGGCCGTCGAGGTGCTCCGGCGGGCCGGGGTCGATCCGGGCGACCTGATCGCGCGCATCGATGCCGGGATGGCCCGTGGGGGCGATCCGGGCGCCGGCGGGGGCATCGAGGCATGCGGCGGCGGGGCGATCGACGCCCCCGTCGAACCCCGTACCGGTGGTCGCGAGAGCGCCTTCGGTGAGGAGCCGTCTCAACAGGTGTAA
- a CDS encoding EamA family transporter has translation MHASQGRSAGLGLALASAFAFGGSGVAAKPLIEAGLDPLHVVWLRVAGAALVMLPVAWRHRDLLRRKPALLVGFGLLAVAGVQAFYFASISRIPVGVALLIEYLAPALVLGWVRFVQRRPVTRAAALGVVLAVGGLSCVVQVWSGLSFDLVGLLLALAAACCQVGYFVLSDQGSDEAEQADPLGVIAYGLLIGALVLTVVARPWGMDWAILGGNADMDGSSVPAWLLLGWIVLIATVLAYVTGVISVRRLSPQVAGVVACLEAVVATVLAWVLLGEHLDGPQILGGALVLVGAFIAQSSTPKAPPTDPVAASGAVGAEETEGRDEKELSAGRTGA, from the coding sequence ATGCACGCGTCTCAGGGGAGAAGCGCCGGCCTGGGACTTGCCCTGGCCTCGGCCTTCGCATTCGGTGGTTCAGGAGTGGCGGCCAAGCCGCTCATCGAGGCGGGACTCGACCCGCTCCACGTGGTGTGGCTCCGGGTGGCCGGCGCCGCCCTCGTCATGCTGCCCGTGGCCTGGCGCCACCGGGACCTCCTGCGCCGTAAACCCGCCCTCCTCGTGGGCTTCGGCCTGCTCGCCGTCGCCGGAGTCCAGGCCTTCTACTTCGCCTCGATCTCCCGCATCCCCGTCGGCGTCGCGCTGCTCATCGAGTACCTCGCCCCGGCACTCGTCCTCGGCTGGGTCCGCTTCGTCCAGCGCCGGCCCGTCACCCGCGCCGCCGCCCTCGGCGTCGTCCTGGCCGTCGGCGGCCTCTCGTGCGTCGTCCAGGTCTGGTCCGGGCTGAGCTTCGACCTCGTCGGTCTGCTCCTCGCCCTCGCCGCCGCCTGCTGCCAGGTCGGCTACTTCGTCCTCTCCGACCAGGGCTCCGACGAGGCCGAGCAGGCCGATCCGCTCGGCGTCATCGCGTACGGGCTGCTCATCGGCGCGCTCGTCCTCACCGTCGTGGCCCGGCCCTGGGGCATGGACTGGGCGATCCTCGGGGGGAACGCCGACATGGACGGCAGCAGCGTGCCCGCGTGGCTGCTGCTCGGCTGGATCGTGCTGATCGCCACGGTCCTCGCGTACGTCACCGGCGTCATCTCGGTCCGCCGGCTCTCTCCGCAGGTCGCGGGCGTCGTGGCCTGCCTGGAGGCCGTCGTCGCGACCGTCCTGGCCTGGGTGCTGCTCGGCGAGCACCTGGACGGGCCGCAGATCCTCGGCGGGGCGCTGGTCCTGGTCGGCGCCTTCATCGCGCAGTCCTCGACGCCGAAGGCCCCGCCGACCGATCCCGTCGCGGCCTCCGGGGCCGTCGGCGCGGAGGAGACCGAGGGGCGGGACGAAAAGGAGTTGTCGGCCGGGCGGACCGGCGCCTAG
- a CDS encoding DMT family transporter: MPNSSESALPVGRSLLYLIVAGIAWGTAGAAASLIFRVSDMGPLALSFWRCLGGLVLLLGALALRPRRAVSRTAAEPRGRRTARILGTGIGLTVFQSAYFAAVQHTGLAVGTVVTLGAGPVLIAVGARLTMGERLGRGGLLAATGALAGLAVLVLGGGAAEVRPLGVVLAVVSAAGYAAITLLTRWLGRDGGATDALGTTTWAFAVGAVGLLPFAVAEGLVPHTGSPLRLVLLLLYVAAVPTALAYALYFAGAAVVRAATVSVIMLLEPVSAALIAVSLLGERLTAAIVLGTLLLLVAVTGLAFAEARTVAVRRQREAVAV; encoded by the coding sequence GTGCCGAACTCCTCGGAATCCGCCCTGCCCGTCGGGCGGAGCCTGCTCTATCTGATCGTCGCCGGGATCGCCTGGGGCACGGCCGGTGCCGCCGCCTCGCTGATCTTCCGGGTCAGCGACATGGGCCCGCTGGCCCTCTCCTTCTGGCGCTGTCTCGGCGGGCTCGTCCTGCTGCTCGGCGCGCTGGCACTGCGTCCCCGCCGCGCCGTCTCCCGCACCGCCGCGGAACCGCGCGGCCGGCGGACGGCCCGCATCCTCGGTACGGGCATCGGGCTCACCGTCTTCCAGAGCGCCTACTTCGCGGCCGTCCAGCACACCGGCCTCGCCGTCGGGACCGTCGTCACCCTGGGGGCCGGGCCGGTCCTCATCGCCGTCGGCGCCCGGCTGACCATGGGCGAACGGCTCGGCCGCGGCGGGCTCCTCGCCGCCACCGGGGCGCTCGCCGGACTGGCCGTCCTCGTCCTCGGCGGCGGGGCCGCGGAGGTGCGACCGCTCGGCGTGGTCCTCGCGGTCGTCTCGGCCGCCGGGTACGCCGCGATCACCCTGCTCACCCGCTGGCTCGGGCGCGACGGCGGCGCCACGGACGCCCTGGGGACCACCACGTGGGCCTTCGCGGTCGGGGCGGTCGGTCTCCTGCCGTTCGCGGTCGCGGAGGGACTCGTACCGCACACCGGGTCGCCGCTGCGGCTCGTGCTCCTGCTGCTGTACGTCGCGGCCGTGCCGACCGCCCTCGCCTACGCGCTCTACTTCGCCGGAGCGGCCGTCGTCCGCGCCGCCACCGTCTCCGTGATCATGCTCCTCGAGCCGGTGAGCGCGGCCCTGATCGCCGTCTCGCTGCTCGGCGAGCGGCTCACCGCGGCGATCGTCCTCGGCACCCTGCTGCTGCTCGTCGCCGTCACGGGACTCGCCTTCGCCGAGGCGAGGACGGTGGCGGTACGCCGTCAGAGGGAAGCGGTGGCGGTGTAG
- a CDS encoding FMN-binding negative transcriptional regulator: MLIHPWDAAHDEDEWRDWLSRHDFGQLAVNGLPGDPPWVQPMHFRHEDGPGPYGRVIAHLARPNPVWRALEARPTVLLSVVDDYVFAPGPWTAPEGTPPAHGTPTSYYAAVQLRCTARVVDDPAEKAELLNRQVAHFQPDGATALAAPGEAPFGRLLSGIRVLDLEVTEVRAKFKYAGNKPLEVRDRIADRLAERAGPGDLAARAHQLRRRTAN, encoded by the coding sequence ATGCTGATCCACCCCTGGGACGCGGCCCACGACGAGGACGAGTGGCGCGACTGGCTCTCCCGCCACGATTTCGGCCAGCTCGCCGTCAACGGCCTGCCCGGCGACCCGCCGTGGGTGCAGCCGATGCACTTCCGGCACGAGGACGGGCCCGGCCCGTACGGCCGTGTCATCGCCCACCTGGCCCGCCCCAACCCCGTGTGGCGAGCCCTGGAGGCGCGGCCGACGGTGCTCCTGAGCGTGGTCGACGACTACGTCTTCGCCCCGGGCCCGTGGACGGCCCCCGAGGGCACGCCGCCCGCGCACGGGACGCCGACCTCGTACTACGCCGCCGTCCAGCTGCGGTGCACGGCGCGGGTGGTCGACGACCCGGCGGAGAAGGCCGAGCTCCTCAACCGCCAGGTCGCCCACTTCCAGCCGGACGGCGCCACCGCCCTCGCGGCCCCCGGCGAGGCGCCGTTCGGCCGCCTCCTCTCGGGCATCCGCGTCCTGGACCTGGAAGTGACGGAGGTCCGGGCCAAGTTCAAGTACGCGGGCAACAAGCCCCTGGAGGTGCGGGACCGGATCGCGGACCGCCTGGCGGAGCGCGCGGGCCCCGGCGACCTCGCCGCCCGAGCCCACCAGCTGCGGCGCCGCACCGCGAACTGA
- a CDS encoding pyridoxamine 5'-phosphate oxidase family protein: protein MTATAAADTYAPTDRTVPTRSRERASYDKALVHSILDEAYVCHLGFVRDGAPVVLPTLYGRVGESLYVHGSTGSRPLRATGDGVKAPGLPVCLTVTHVDGLVLARSAFHHSLNYRSVVVHGIAHQVTDPEELRTALDALVDHVVPGRSTDSRPANTKELAATAVIRLDLDEVSAKVRTGGPNDDAEDLGLPYWSGVVPVRTVSGTPVPASDLDPAVALPDYLSAL, encoded by the coding sequence ATGACCGCCACGGCCGCCGCCGACACCTACGCACCGACCGACCGCACCGTCCCCACCCGCTCCCGGGAGCGTGCCTCGTACGACAAGGCCCTGGTCCACTCGATACTCGACGAGGCATACGTCTGCCACCTCGGTTTCGTCCGCGACGGCGCGCCGGTCGTCCTCCCGACGCTCTACGGCCGCGTCGGCGAGAGCCTGTACGTCCACGGCTCCACCGGCTCGCGCCCGCTGCGTGCCACGGGCGACGGCGTGAAGGCCCCCGGCCTGCCCGTGTGCCTGACCGTGACCCACGTCGACGGCCTCGTGCTCGCGCGCTCCGCGTTCCACCACTCCCTCAACTACCGCTCGGTCGTCGTCCACGGCATCGCCCACCAGGTGACCGACCCGGAGGAGCTGCGCACCGCGCTCGACGCGCTCGTCGACCACGTCGTCCCGGGCCGCTCCACCGACTCGCGCCCCGCGAACACCAAGGAGCTCGCCGCCACCGCCGTGATCCGGCTCGACCTGGACGAGGTCTCGGCGAAGGTCCGCACCGGCGGCCCCAACGACGACGCGGAGGACCTCGGCCTGCCGTACTGGTCCGGCGTGGTCCCCGTCCGCACGGTCAGCGGAACCCCGGTCCCGGCCTCCGACCTCGACCCGGCGGTCGCCCTCCCCGACTACCTCTCCGCGCTCTGA
- a CDS encoding aminotransferase class I/II-fold pyridoxal phosphate-dependent enzyme, which translates to MLGEYRIEGRRAADIAASVERGVGAGALEPGQLLPPMRELALTLGVNANTVAAAYRTLRERGVIETDGRRGSRVRPQPATTARGSLRVDAPAGVRDVSNGSPDPALLPPLGEAFAEVARWYAERPGMYGEAPVDEEFGRLARAAFDADGVPAGPVGVASGSLDAIERMLAVHLRPGDAVAVEDPGWGSLLDLVPALGLRPVPVAVDDEGPLPEEVERAIRRDGARAVIVTDRAQNPTGACVTEARAGELRRVLAAHPDVLLVEDDHGHGIVAQPLHPLAGVTERWALVRSVAKAYGPDLRIAAFTGDAETVDRVLGRQRLGPGWVSRLLQRTVAHLWASEAVDPVAVSRSYGKRRDGLVRALARRGVEAHGRSGMNVWVPVADETGAVSRLVAEGWAVAPGARFRMSAGPAVRVTVSGLAVGDVEALAEAVARAAGPAPARSYG; encoded by the coding sequence GTGCTAGGAGAATATCGGATCGAAGGTCGTCGCGCAGCGGACATCGCCGCCAGCGTCGAGCGCGGGGTCGGCGCGGGTGCTCTGGAGCCCGGTCAACTCCTGCCTCCCATGAGGGAATTGGCGCTGACGCTCGGTGTGAACGCCAATACGGTCGCCGCCGCCTACCGCACCCTGCGTGAGCGCGGGGTCATCGAGACGGACGGCCGGCGCGGCAGTCGCGTGCGGCCGCAGCCCGCCACGACCGCCCGCGGATCCCTCCGGGTGGACGCCCCCGCCGGGGTCCGGGACGTGAGCAACGGAAGCCCCGACCCCGCGCTGCTGCCGCCGCTCGGAGAGGCCTTCGCCGAGGTCGCGCGGTGGTACGCCGAACGGCCCGGGATGTACGGAGAGGCCCCCGTCGACGAGGAGTTCGGGCGCCTCGCGCGGGCCGCCTTCGACGCGGACGGCGTGCCCGCCGGGCCGGTCGGCGTCGCCTCGGGCTCCCTCGACGCCATCGAGCGGATGCTCGCCGTGCACCTCAGGCCCGGGGACGCCGTCGCCGTCGAGGACCCGGGCTGGGGCAGCCTCCTCGACCTCGTACCGGCGCTCGGGCTGCGGCCGGTGCCCGTCGCCGTCGACGACGAGGGGCCGCTGCCCGAGGAGGTCGAGCGGGCGATCCGCCGAGACGGGGCGCGGGCGGTCATCGTGACCGACCGCGCGCAGAACCCGACCGGGGCGTGCGTGACCGAGGCGCGGGCGGGGGAGCTGCGGCGGGTCCTCGCCGCGCACCCCGACGTCCTGCTCGTGGAGGACGACCACGGGCACGGCATCGTCGCGCAGCCACTCCACCCCCTCGCCGGGGTCACCGAACGCTGGGCGCTCGTGCGCTCGGTCGCGAAGGCGTACGGGCCGGACCTGCGGATCGCGGCCTTCACCGGGGACGCGGAGACCGTCGACCGGGTCCTCGGACGGCAGCGGCTCGGCCCCGGCTGGGTCAGCCGGCTGCTCCAGCGGACCGTCGCCCACCTCTGGGCCTCCGAGGCGGTCGACCCCGTCGCCGTCTCCCGTTCGTACGGGAAGCGACGCGACGGGCTGGTGAGGGCCCTCGCCCGGCGGGGCGTCGAGGCCCACGGGCGCAGCGGGATGAACGTCTGGGTGCCCGTCGCGGACGAGACCGGTGCGGTGTCGCGCCTCGTGGCCGAGGGCTGGGCCGTGGCGCCCGGCGCGCGCTTCCGGATGAGCGCGGGGCCCGCGGTGCGGGTCACCGTCTCCGGCCTCGCCGTCGGGGACGTCGAGGCCCTCGCCGAGGCCGTCGCGCGGGCGGCGGGGCCGGCGCCCGCGCGGAGTTACGGGTGA
- a CDS encoding DMT family transporter produces MSPAASPSAPPSPSAPPSRPARTSRRLDWRVRFGVLALIWGFSFLFIKVGTEGFAPFQVTFGRLLFGTAVLAVAMVVKRDRLPRGARVWGHLTVAAFLLNALPFSLFAYAELTIPSTLAGICNATTPLWGMLLSLVALSEDRPTRVRAAGLGIGFIGVLTVLGAWQGFSGLDVTGTALALLASFSYAVGWIYVRRTLSDTGVSHLSLAGSQVGVATLQLALVTPLFTSMPESVEVVPLLAVIALGALGTGYAMLLQYGVVAEVGPTTAAMVTYFIPVIATAAGVAVLDEQLTWNTPVGAVIVLAGAALTQTRTSRRTAPPSRVDASRRGWGSPLRGRVGTRNGTLAGASAPRRLPASPVRRAQGAGPGPEAQAGHTATGAHP; encoded by the coding sequence ATGAGCCCCGCAGCCTCGCCCTCCGCACCCCCTTCGCCCTCCGCTCCCCCCTCTCGCCCCGCCCGCACCTCACGTCGGCTCGACTGGCGCGTCCGCTTCGGCGTGCTGGCCCTCATCTGGGGGTTCAGCTTCCTCTTCATCAAGGTCGGTACGGAGGGCTTCGCTCCGTTCCAGGTGACGTTCGGGCGTCTGCTGTTCGGTACGGCGGTGCTCGCGGTCGCCATGGTGGTGAAGCGCGACCGGCTGCCGCGCGGAGCCCGCGTCTGGGGCCATCTGACGGTCGCCGCCTTCCTGCTCAACGCCCTGCCGTTCTCGCTCTTCGCGTACGCGGAGCTGACGATTCCGTCGACCCTGGCGGGCATCTGCAACGCGACGACGCCGCTGTGGGGCATGCTGCTCTCGCTCGTCGCCCTCTCCGAGGACCGCCCGACCCGGGTCCGCGCGGCCGGCCTGGGGATCGGCTTCATCGGCGTGCTGACCGTCCTCGGCGCCTGGCAGGGCTTCTCCGGGCTCGACGTGACGGGCACCGCGCTGGCCCTCCTGGCCTCCTTCAGCTACGCGGTGGGCTGGATCTACGTCCGCAGGACGCTGAGCGACACGGGCGTCTCTCACCTCTCGCTCGCCGGTTCGCAGGTGGGCGTCGCGACGCTCCAACTGGCCTTGGTCACGCCCCTGTTCACCTCGATGCCGGAGTCGGTGGAGGTCGTGCCGCTGCTCGCCGTGATCGCGCTCGGCGCGCTCGGCACCGGGTACGCGATGCTGCTGCAGTACGGCGTGGTGGCGGAGGTCGGCCCGACGACGGCCGCCATGGTCACGTACTTCATCCCCGTCATCGCCACGGCGGCGGGCGTGGCCGTCCTCGACGAGCAGCTCACCTGGAACACCCCGGTCGGCGCGGTGATCGTCCTCGCGGGAGCCGCCCTCACCCAGACCCGGACTTCCCGCCGTACCGCACCGCCGTCGCGTGTGGACGCGTCCCGCCGGGGCTGGGGGTCCCCCCTCCGGGGGAGGGTGGGCACACGGAACGGCACCCTCGCGGGCGCCTCCGCCCCACGGCGCCTCCCCGCATCACCGGTTCGGCGCGCACAGGGTGCGGGTCCAGGCCCGGAAGCCCAGGCCGGGCACACGGCGACCGGGGCTCACCCGTAA